The proteins below are encoded in one region of Triticum aestivum cultivar Chinese Spring chromosome 1B, IWGSC CS RefSeq v2.1, whole genome shotgun sequence:
- the LOC123140604 gene encoding nuclear pore complex protein NUP35 isoform X1 has protein sequence MASPSSSRTPAAARRGGRAARQSPFFRDLASPIPSHRGGGGSRFASPAAAPPSATPPPPPLFTLDDRFAAADFSPDPTASDLLPVASSPSPRAGAGSRSPSWDRSRGKASAPGSPMDGVVEPPRKELLALPPPSSPCTPPPPTATAEAPSPVTPATEAARTEPAAPASEGKADGEEWVTVFGFSLRDTNLVLREFEKCGVILRHHSGPREGNWIHILYQHSYDARKALQKNGIQLCSGVIIGVKHIDPMHRQQLDDRLAGIKQGGFMVSLPSKSLVLKSSTGASNQLGALPRPYDPKSSTNVIRDAGRRTTGSVAAPAKSIVTNVMDLIFGI, from the exons atggcctccccctcctcctcccgcacccccgccgccgcgcgccggggCGGCCGCGCGGCGCGCCAGTCGCCCTTCTTCCGCGACCTCGCCTCCCCCATCCCGtcccaccgcggcggcggcggctcccgattCGCCTCCCCCGCGGCCGCCCCGCCctccgccacgccgccgccgccgcccctcttcACGCTCGAcgaccgcttcgccgccgccgacTTCTCGCCCGACCCCACCGCCTCCGACCTCCTCCCcgtcgcctcctccccctccccccgcgcaGGTGCCGGCAGCCGCTCGCCCTCATGGGACCGCTCCCGCGGCAAGGCCTCCGCCCCCGGATCCCCCATGGACGGGGTCGTCGAGCCGCCCCGCAAGGAGCTGCTCGCGCTGCCCCCGCCGTCCAGTCCCTGCACTCCTCCTCCACCGACGGCGACGGCCGAGGCGCCGTCCCCCGTGACCCCGGCGACGGAGGCTGCCAGGACGGAGCCCGCGGCCCCGGCGAGCGAAGGGAAGGCAGATGGCGAGGAGTGGGTCACTGTATTCGG ATTCTCGCTTAGAGATACCAACCTCGTTCTCCGAGAGTTCGAGAAATGTGGTGTTATATTGAGACATCACTCTGGCCCAAGAGAGGGTAATTGGATCCACATATTATACCAG CACTCTTACGATGCAAGGAAAGCCCTTCAAAAGAATGGTATCCAGCTATGCAGTGGCGTCATAATTGGAGTAAAGCATATTGATCCAATGCATCGGCAGCAGCTGGATGATAGGCTCGCTGGAATCAAGCAAGGAGGCTTCATGGTCTCCCTGCCTTCGAAATCACTTGTCCTGAAGAGCAGCACAGGTGCATCAAACCAGTTGGGAGCCTTGCCGCGCCCATATGACCCAAAGTCCTCCACAAACGTTATCAGAGACGCAGGGCGTCGTACAACAGGCAGCGTTGCTGCTCCAGCGAAATCTATTGTAACGAATGTGATGGACTTGATATTCGGCATCTAG
- the LOC123140604 gene encoding probable peptidyl-tRNA hydrolase 2 isoform X2, translated as MAAPPRRNPNHGGKRKDEEPWLAAGIRPANFLPGLAIGFLLGLLLDLSSSWRPRFSLPSAPAPRGSKRAAAGSSTAPAPGEELKMVLVVRQDLKMGAGKIASQCAHAATGLYADLLASNRILLRQWEQFGQAKIVLTCKNQQEMNRIKETAEHRGIPTFIVADAGRTQVLAGSKTVLAVGPGRKADIDSVTGKLRLL; from the exons ATGGCTGCTCCGCCGCGGCGAAACCCCAACCACGGCGGCAAGAGGAAG GACGAGGAGCCGTGGCTCGCGGCGGGCATCCGCCCGGCCAACTTCCTCCCGGGCCTGGCCATCGGgttcctcctcggcctcctcctcgaccTCTCCTCCTCCTGGAGGCCTAGGTTCAGCCTCCCGTCTGCCCCGGCGCCACGGGGCTCCAAGCGGGCGGCCGCCGGTTCGTCCACCGCCCCAGCACCAGGCGAAGAGCTCAAGATG GTTTTAGTTGTGCGTCAGGATCTTAAGATGGGGGCTGGTAAAATAGCGTCTCAATGTGCCC ATGCGGCAACTGGCTTGTATGCGGATCTGTTGGCAAG CAACCGGATTCTTTTGAGACAATGGGAGCAGTTCGGACAGGCTAAGATTGTTCTGACATGCAAGAATCAACAGGAAAT GAACAGGATAAAGGAAACTGCAGAACATCGAGGTATCCCAACTTTTATTGTTGCAGATGCAGGCCGCACACAG GTACTGGCTGGGTCTAAGACAGTTCTTGCAGTAGGGCCAG GGAGGAAAGCAGACATAGATTCAGTTACTGGGAAATTGCGCTTACTGTGA
- the LOC123140604 gene encoding uncharacterized protein isoform X3, which yields MAAPPRRNPNHGGKRKDEEPWLAAGIRPANFLPGLAIGFLLGLLLDLSSSWRPRFSLPSAPAPRGSKRAAAGSSTAPAPGEELKMVLVVRQDLKMGAGKIASQCAHAATGLYADLLASNRILLRQWEQFGQAKIVLTCKNQQEMNRIKETAEHRGIPTFIVADAGRTQVLAGSKTVLAVGPGRKADIDSVTGKLRLLFSLRDTNLVLREFEKCGVILRHHSGPREGNWIHILYQHSYDARKALQKNGIQLCSGVIIGVKHIDPMHRQQLDDRLAGIKQGGFMVSLPSKSLVLKSSTGASNQLGALPRPYDPKSSTNVIRDAGRRTTGSVAAPAKSIVTNVMDLIFGI from the exons ATGGCTGCTCCGCCGCGGCGAAACCCCAACCACGGCGGCAAGAGGAAG GACGAGGAGCCGTGGCTCGCGGCGGGCATCCGCCCGGCCAACTTCCTCCCGGGCCTGGCCATCGGgttcctcctcggcctcctcctcgaccTCTCCTCCTCCTGGAGGCCTAGGTTCAGCCTCCCGTCTGCCCCGGCGCCACGGGGCTCCAAGCGGGCGGCCGCCGGTTCGTCCACCGCCCCAGCACCAGGCGAAGAGCTCAAGATG GTTTTAGTTGTGCGTCAGGATCTTAAGATGGGGGCTGGTAAAATAGCGTCTCAATGTGCCC ATGCGGCAACTGGCTTGTATGCGGATCTGTTGGCAAG CAACCGGATTCTTTTGAGACAATGGGAGCAGTTCGGACAGGCTAAGATTGTTCTGACATGCAAGAATCAACAGGAAAT GAACAGGATAAAGGAAACTGCAGAACATCGAGGTATCCCAACTTTTATTGTTGCAGATGCAGGCCGCACACAG GTACTGGCTGGGTCTAAGACAGTTCTTGCAGTAGGGCCAG GGAGGAAAGCAGACATAGATTCAGTTACTGGGAAATTGCGCTTACT ATTCTCGCTTAGAGATACCAACCTCGTTCTCCGAGAGTTCGAGAAATGTGGTGTTATATTGAGACATCACTCTGGCCCAAGAGAGGGTAATTGGATCCACATATTATACCAG CACTCTTACGATGCAAGGAAAGCCCTTCAAAAGAATGGTATCCAGCTATGCAGTGGCGTCATAATTGGAGTAAAGCATATTGATCCAATGCATCGGCAGCAGCTGGATGATAGGCTCGCTGGAATCAAGCAAGGAGGCTTCATGGTCTCCCTGCCTTCGAAATCACTTGTCCTGAAGAGCAGCACAGGTGCATCAAACCAGTTGGGAGCCTTGCCGCGCCCATATGACCCAAAGTCCTCCACAAACGTTATCAGAGACGCAGGGCGTCGTACAACAGGCAGCGTTGCTGCTCCAGCGAAATCTATTGTAACGAATGTGATGGACTTGATATTCGGCATCTAG
- the LOC123140641 gene encoding uncharacterized protein: MRSGGDVKSFFRQQKAHSGAAATKPTGGVSKKAAHHHEKQAAARPTPDHGGGADAGREELEDAERKAREFDMDTRYGPCLGLTRAQRWQRAAALGLAPPPYALCSDDQPCLWEGRV; this comes from the exons ATGAGGAGCGGCGGCGACGTCAAGTCCTTCTTCCGGCAGCAGAAGGCCCACTCCGGCGCGGCGGCCACCAAGCCCACCGGCGGCGTCTCCAAGAAGGCGGCGCACCACCACGAGAAGCAAGCGGCGGCGCGCCCGACGCCAG ACCACGGCGGCGGCGCCGACGCGGGGAGGGAGGAGCTGGAGGACGCGGAGAGGAAGGCCAGGGAGTTCGACATGGACACGCGCTACGGGCCCTGCCTCGGCCTCACCCGCGCCCAGCGCTGGCAGCGCGCCGCCGCGCtgggcctcgccccgccgccgtacGCGCTCTGCTCCGACGACCAGCCGTGCCTCTGGGAGGGCCGCGTCTAG